The segment CTCCGCCGGCGACGGACGGAATGGGAACGATCGTGGCCCTTGGCTATCGCGTGATCACGATCTTGATGGCTCTGGTCGGCGTCGTTTACTACTGGATCTACCGCAAGGAAGTCGGAGTGCTAATGCACGAAGCGGAAGAAGAGCAGGAGCACCCGCACAAAGAGGAAGCGTACGTCGACATCCCGACCGAATGCTCGGCCGTTAGCGAGTAATCACGTCAAGGTGCAGCAGCGTCTGCTGCAAATAGTTGACTTGCGCCCAATCGGAGTAGGTGGGCTCTTCGTCGCTCGGCATTTCGGCCGACGCTTGTTGCACCGCCGGTGGAAGAGGCTCATAGAGTTGACCGTCAACGATCACCGTTCCCCCGACGCGATCAATCGCAGGGGCGGTGTTATCGAGCAAATCGCTTCCTGAAATCACCACGCGGCAGAAGCCTTCGGTACGGACCTGGGCGACGCCGTTGTTGCCGACCAGCGCGTCGCGAATGGTAACCCGCGAAGCGCCGCCGACCGAGATGCCGCTCCGTCCGTTGCCGCGAGCGGTGATCCCGTTCAGATCAATTTCAAACGCATTGTCATGGGCGTTGATGCCGTCGAGCTGAAAGCCTTGCACGGTCAGACCGCGGATTTCGACGAACCGCACGTCATACAAGGTGATGCCGACCGTCAGCCCGGTGTAGGTCAAGCGATACCCGCCGAGACCAAGGTCCTTTTCCGACTTGAAGTAGATGTACCCTTCGTGCAGCGCCCATTGCATCGGCTGCATCTTGGCGAGATCGGCGTCGCTCTGCACATCCGCTTTTTCGAGCGGCTTGTTGTCGAGGAACAGGATGTTGTACGCTTTTCGCCAGGGGCTGAAGCGATAGAGATCGGGCCCGGCCACTTCCCACGCGTCGATCGGCACCAGCGCCGAACCGTCCAGCGTCGCGCCGTTCCCTTCCAGAATGAAAGGACTGCCGGGATAGAAGCCGCTGTGGCGTTCCGACTGGAAGGTAATCGACTCGCGATAAGGGATGCCGTTATTCTTCAGGACGATCCGGTCCCCCATGCACGCAATCCGCAGCGCTTTGCAGATCGAGCGACATGGCCCGTCGGAGTTTTCGCCCAGTTCCGGAGAGCGTCCCGCGTGATGATCGTCGCCGCGCAGATTATCGACGTAGATATCGCGAGCGGCGCAGGCGCTAGCAAGCGTCGCAACTGCCAGAATGGTCAGGCCCACAAGGGTCAGGCATTGTCGCATATCGGCGGTTCTCATCTGCTTACGGGCGAATCTAGATTGGGTCATCTCTCTCATCGGCAGAAATTTCGCTTCGACCCAATTAAGTCTTAAAATTGGCGTAATCAAACCGACTGGCGCAGGGAGAAGTTTAATGGAGAGAAGATGGGGAAACCAGCGTATTGAGCTAACTATTGGCGACATTACCGAACAAAACGTCGACATCCTCGTCAACGCGGCCAACAGTCGGCTGGCTGGCGGAGGGGGCGTTGATGGGGCCATCCACGCAGCCGGGGGGCCTTCGATCATGGAAGAGACGCGGCATCGCTATCCCCACGGCTGCCCCACTGGCAGCGCAGTAATTAGTTCGGCTGGAAACCTTTCGGCTAGGTATGTGATTCACGCCGTTGGGCCAATCTGGCAAGGGGGCCACGCCCATGAAGAGAAGGAACTGGAATCGGCCTACAAGCGCTGCTTCGAGCTGGCCGCAACGCATGACGCCACGAGCATCGCTCTGCCGGCCCTCAGTTGTGGGGCTTATGGATATCCGCTCGATCTGGCGGCCGAGATTGCGCTGAAGACGTCGATCCTATGGTTCAAGTTTCACACGCAGCCGCGGCTGATTCGCTTCGTCCTTTACAGCGAAGGGCCTTACAGCGTTTTTGCCGACGTGCTGGAAGAACTGACCGGCCCCAGCGGCAAGCCTCACAAAGAGACTGAGGACGACGACGTCTGAACTTGCAGTTAATGACTGCCGTATCCCCTTTCTACTTTGACCCGCCCTCCTTAGGCGGCTACGATGAGGGGAAATCGGCGGCCTTCCGCTCGATTCCCACCTCGGCCCTTTTCGCCTTCCTCCCGCCTGACGAGTCGCCGCATGTCGCGCTGCATCGCCGCTTCGTTGTTGATTTCGCTCGCCGCACTTGGGGCGACGCCTGGCACGGCCGCCGAGCCGGCGCCTGACTTCCCCGAAGCTGACGTGGAGTTCTTTGAAAAAGAAGTCCGTCCGCTCCTGGTCCGTCACTGCTACGAATGCCATAGCGCCGACGCTGAAGAAGCGGCCGGCAGTCTCCGTCTCGACTCCCGCGCCGCCATCCTGGCCGGCGGCGATACCGGCGCCGCGATCGAAGCCGGCAATCCCGAGAAGAGCCTCTTGATCGACGCGATCAACTGGGGCGAGCTCTACGAGATGCCCCCCAAGACCAAGATGCCCGACGCCGAGATCGCCGTCCTCACCCGCTGGGTCAAAATGGGCGCCCCCTGGCCGAAAGAAGAGGCCGCGCCTGAGTTCGTCAAAAAGGCGTTCGACATTGACGCTCGCAAGTCGGAGCACTGGGCCTGGCAGCCGCTCTCGCATCCGCTGCCGCCGAAAGTGACGCACGCCGATTGGCCGCGGGACGACATCGATCGCTTCATCCTGGCGAAGCTCGAACAAAACAAATTCCAGCCGAATAGCGTCGCCGACAAGCGAACCTGGCTCCGCCGCGTCTACTTCGACCTGATCGGCTTGCCGCCGACGCCGGCCGAGATCGACGCGTTCCTCGCCGACGAAACGCCGCAAGCGAAAGAGGTGGTTGTCGATCGTCTCCTCGCTTCGCCGCAGTATGGCGAGAAGTGGGCCCGCCATTGGCTCGACTTGATGCGCTACGGCGAATCGCGCGGGCATGAGTTCGACTATGACATCCCCAACGTTCACGAGTACCGCGACTACGTCATCCGCGCGCTCAATCTTGACCTGCCGTACGACCAGTTCGTGATCGAACATCTGGCCGGCGACCTCCTGGAGCAACCGCGTCTCCATCCGGACGAACAGTACAACGAGTCGATCCTGGGGACCGGCTTCTGGCATCTCGGCGAATGGGTTCACTCGCCGGTCGACATCCGCAAGGACGAAGCCGATCGCTTTGACAATATGGTCGACGTGATGGGCAAATCGTTCATGGCCCTGACGATCGCTTGCGCTCGCTGCCATGACCACAAGTTCGACGCGATCTCTCAGGCCGACTACTACCGTCAGT is part of the Blastopirellula sediminis genome and harbors:
- a CDS encoding right-handed parallel beta-helix repeat-containing protein — translated: MTQSRFARKQMRTADMRQCLTLVGLTILAVATLASACAARDIYVDNLRGDDHHAGRSPELGENSDGPCRSICKALRIACMGDRIVLKNNGIPYRESITFQSERHSGFYPGSPFILEGNGATLDGSALVPIDAWEVAGPDLYRFSPWRKAYNILFLDNKPLEKADVQSDADLAKMQPMQWALHEGYIYFKSEKDLGLGGYRLTYTGLTVGITLYDVRFVEIRGLTVQGFQLDGINAHDNAFEIDLNGITARGNGRSGISVGGASRVTIRDALVGNNGVAQVRTEGFCRVVISGSDLLDNTAPAIDRVGGTVIVDGQLYEPLPPAVQQASAEMPSDEEPTYSDWAQVNYLQQTLLHLDVITR
- a CDS encoding macro domain-containing protein, which produces MERRWGNQRIELTIGDITEQNVDILVNAANSRLAGGGGVDGAIHAAGGPSIMEETRHRYPHGCPTGSAVISSAGNLSARYVIHAVGPIWQGGHAHEEKELESAYKRCFELAATHDATSIALPALSCGAYGYPLDLAAEIALKTSILWFKFHTQPRLIRFVLYSEGPYSVFADVLEELTGPSGKPHKETEDDDV